Proteins encoded in a region of the Zea mays cultivar B73 chromosome 2, Zm-B73-REFERENCE-NAM-5.0, whole genome shotgun sequence genome:
- the LOC103649177 gene encoding uncharacterized protein isoform X2, producing MENREQTQTNQMAHNVARTPCADISNTINTGDQNGSNSLRPIVDAKERKRQRDKERYATMSDEQKNEKNKKRQEARLRNKELNKKRPEASQRNDCQNMMPNAPRGGDEKVNVDPDDDSDWLHINYTLQSNDIDATTEVLTPGWGIHASLLELGILLPDATISCA from the exons ATGGAGAACAGAGAACAAACACAAACAAATCAGATGGCACATAATGTTGCTCGCACACCATGTGCAGACATCTCAAACACCATTAATACAG GTGATCAAAATGGATCAAACTCGTTACGACCAATTGTTGATGCTAAGGAACGTAAGAGGCAAAGAGATAAGGAAAGATATGCCACGATGTCCGATGAACAGAAAAACGAGAAAAACAAAAAGCGTCAAGAAGCACGTCTACGGAATAAAGAGTTGAATAAGAAGCGTCCTGAAGCAAGTCAACGAAATGATTGCCAAAATATGATGCCCAACGCGCCAAGAG GTGGAGACGAAAAAGTAAATGTTGATCCAGATGATGATTCTGACTGGTTGCATATCAATTATACATTACAGTCAAACGACATTGATGCAACGACAGAAGTTCTAACACCAG GTTGGGGTATTCATGCTTCACTTCTTGAGCTTGGTATATTGCTTCCAGATGCTACGATCTCCTGTGCTTG
- the LOC103647525 gene encoding thymidylate kinase-like — protein sequence MESKLLSGTTLIVDRYSYSGVAFSAAKGLDIEWCKAPENGLIAPDLVIYLDVQPEKAAERGGYGGERYEKIEFQKKVAEHYHSLCDSTWKVTQFLQESPR from the exons ATGGAGAGCAAGCTACTTAGTGGAACTACTCTCATTGTAGACCGCTACTCCTATTCGGGAGTGGCCTTTTCAGCTGCTAAGGGCCTTGACATTGAGTGGTGCAAG GCTCCAGAAAATGGACTTATTGCTCcagaccttgtaatatatcttgatGTACAGCCAGAG AAAGCGGCTGAAAGAGGAGGCTATGGGGGTGAGCGATATGAAAAGATAGAGTTCCAAAAGAAAGTTGCAGAGCATTACCATTCACTCTGTGATTCGACATGGAAGGTAACTCAGTTTCTGCAAGAATCACCAAGATGA
- the LOC103649177 gene encoding uncharacterized protein isoform X1 has translation MENREQTQTNQMAHNVARTPCADISNTINTGDQNGSNSLRPIVDAKERKRQRDKERYATMSDEQKNEKNKKRQEARLRNKELNKKRPEASQRNDCQNMMPNAPRGGDEKVNVDPDDDSDWLHINYTLQSNDIDATTEVLTPGWGIHASLLELGILLPDATISCAWKLSNGAVRS, from the exons ATGGAGAACAGAGAACAAACACAAACAAATCAGATGGCACATAATGTTGCTCGCACACCATGTGCAGACATCTCAAACACCATTAATACAG GTGATCAAAATGGATCAAACTCGTTACGACCAATTGTTGATGCTAAGGAACGTAAGAGGCAAAGAGATAAGGAAAGATATGCCACGATGTCCGATGAACAGAAAAACGAGAAAAACAAAAAGCGTCAAGAAGCACGTCTACGGAATAAAGAGTTGAATAAGAAGCGTCCTGAAGCAAGTCAACGAAATGATTGCCAAAATATGATGCCCAACGCGCCAAGAG GTGGAGACGAAAAAGTAAATGTTGATCCAGATGATGATTCTGACTGGTTGCATATCAATTATACATTACAGTCAAACGACATTGATGCAACGACAGAAGTTCTAACACCAG GTTGGGGTATTCATGCTTCACTTCTTGAGCTTGGTATATTGCTTCCAGATGCTACGATCTCCTGTGCTTG GAAACTGTCAAATGGTGCCGTCAGATCTTAA